Sequence from the Sphingomonas koreensis genome:
TGTGGCCGACCGTGTCCATCTCGATGTCCGAATAGGTCAGCGCCTCCCCGGCGAGCGCCGGGCGAACGCGGCGCAGCACCGCGCCGACGCGCGCGACCAGCTCGCGCGGCGAGAAGGGCTTGGTGACATAGTCGTCCGCGCCGGTCTCGAGCCCGCGAACGCGGTCCTCTTCCTCGCCGCGCGCCGTCAGCATGATGATCGGGACGTTGGCCGTCTCGCTCATCCGGCGCAGGCGGCGGCACACCTCGATCCCGGACAGGCTCTCGACCATCCAGTCGAGCAGGACGATGTCAGGGGCGCTTTCCTTGGCGAGCAGCAAAGCCTCCTCGCCGTCTGGGGTGTGGCGGACGTCGAAGTCCTCACGCTTGAAATGGTAGGTGAGCAGTTCGGCGAGTGCGGCATCGTCCTCGACCAGCAGCATGCGTGCGCGGCTCATGTCAGTTCTCCGCGGTATCCGTATCGCGATCGGCCAGATACTGTCCGGTTGCA
This genomic interval carries:
- the phoB gene encoding phosphate regulon transcriptional regulator PhoB, whose protein sequence is MSRARMLLVEDDAALAELLTYHFKREDFDVRHTPDGEEALLLAKESAPDIVLLDWMVESLSGIEVCRRLRRMSETANVPIIMLTARGEEEDRVRGLETGADDYVTKPFSPRELVARVGAVLRRVRPALAGEALTYSDIEMDTVGHKVRRGGDVVPLGPTEFRLLKHFLEHPGWVFSRERLLDAVWGHDSDIESRTVDVHIRRLRKAINTGNRPDIIRTVRSAGYALDAG